From one Brachypodium distachyon strain Bd21 chromosome 4, Brachypodium_distachyon_v3.0, whole genome shotgun sequence genomic stretch:
- the LOC100832994 gene encoding DNA-directed RNA polymerase III subunit rpc6 translates to MALPTSDPILGNLRGPQQQVCIHVFAAGSHGMSSGDLQAALDLTPATVTRLTNALVVLGVLKKVPAVRSPRFRNRQAPVVFMDARVEPSAEITGGGRWHHGDGKVDAPAVALARRACLDQIDRLPGPAATPSMVHAGLVGRGGGGPAGVLSVGHVAEVLRAMALGGVLEECRNNTGEEEGEFGGLGQGRCATGARRAGAPAWAGAMEEFPCGVCPVIGQCSPDGGLVSPATCVYFNKWLEMDF, encoded by the coding sequence ATGGCGCTCCCGACCTCGGACCCGATCCTCGGAAACCTCAGAGGCCCGCAGCAGCAGGTGTGCATCCACGTCTTCGCGGCGGGCAGCCACGGCATGTCGTCCGGGGACCTCCAGGCCGCGCTGGACCTCACGCCCGCCACGGTCACGAGGCTCACCAACGCCCTCGTCGTGCTGGGGGTCCTCAAGAAGGTGCCCGCCGTGAGATCACCCCGATTCCGGAACCGGCAGGCACCAGTGGTCTTCATGGACGCCCGCGTCGAGCCCTCCGCGGAGATCACGGGCGGCGGCAGATGGCACCACGGCGACGGCAAGGTGGACGCCCCCGCCGTCGCCCTCGCGCGCCGCGCGTGCCTCGACCAGATCGACCGGCtccccggccccgccgccaccccgtcCATGGTCCACGCGGGCCTCGTCggcaggggaggcggcggccctgcTGGCGTGCTGTCCGTCGGCCATGTCGCGGAGGTGCTGCGGGCCATGGCGCTCGGCGGGGTCCTCGAGGAGTGCCGGAACAAcaccggggaagaagaaggggagttCGGGGGATTGGGGCAGGGGAGGTGTGCTACCGGAGCCCGGAGGGCGGGCGCCCCGGCGTGGGCCGGCGCCATGGAGGAGTTCCCGTGCGGGGTCTGCCCCGTGATCGGCCAGTGCTCGCCCGATGGGGGCCTCGTCTCGCCGGCCACCTGCGTCTACTTCAACAAGTGGCTCGAGATGGATTTCTAG